The Quercus robur chromosome 7, dhQueRobu3.1, whole genome shotgun sequence genome has a segment encoding these proteins:
- the LOC126691982 gene encoding UDP-glycosyltransferase 73C6-like encodes MAMVPQTQTLHFILLPHLSHGHLIPMTDIAKLLAQHGVTVTMITTPLNAALSKPIIDRAIESGLQIQLLQVQFPCTDVGLPEGCESMDALPSKDMFRNLLIGISKLQQPVEQILAELNPRPSCIISDKNFAWAERTALKFQIPRFVFDGTSCFSLLCTHNIIVSKICDSVGELEPFVIPGLPDRIEITKAQLPNAVNIVPSNTTDIRNEIREAELTAFGVIVNTFEELEPAYIREFRKVRGEKVWCIGPVSLTNQDNLDKVARGNKASIDESQCLKWLDSWKPSSVVYVCLGSLGRSSSAQLIELGLGLEASNQPFIWTIRGGDKLEELEKWILEENFEDRIRGRGLLIRGWAPQLLIFSHPAIGGFLTHCGWNSTLEGICAGLPMITWPLFAEQFYNEKLIVQVLKIGVSLGAEFAVPWAEEEKFGVALKREEFKRAINQVMEEGEAAQERRKRARELGEMAKTAIEGSSYLNIKLLIQDVMQQVVGKLI; translated from the coding sequence ATGGCAATGGTTCCTCAAACCCAAACGCTTCACTTTATTTTGCTCCCTCACTTGTCCCATGGCCACCTGATCCCCATGACAGACATAGCCAAGCTACTAGCCCAGCACGGTGTGACCGTGACCATGATCACCACTCCCCTCAATGCCGCACTCAGTAAACCAATCATAGATCGGGCCATTGAATCTGGGCTTCAAATCCAGCTTCTACAAGTCCAATTTCCATGCACTGACGTTGGATTGCCTGAAGGGTGTGAAAGCATGGATGCCCTTCCCTCCAAGGACATGTTCAGAAATCTCCTTATAGGCATTAGCAAGCTACAACAACCGGTGGAACAAATTTTGGCTGAGCTAAATCCTCGTCCAAGTTGCATAATTTCTGACAAAAATTTTGCCTGGGCTGAGCGCACCGCTCTTAAGTTTCAGATTCCAAGGTTTGTTTTTGACGGTACAAGCTGTTTTTCTCTCTTGTGCACACACAATATTATCGTATCTAAGATTTGTGATAGTGTGGGTGAGTTGGAACCGTTTGTAATCCCTGGTTTGCCCGATAGGATTGAAATTACTAAAGCTCAATTACCAAATGCTGTCAATATAGTCCCATCTAACACAACGGATATTCGTAATGAAATTAGAGAGGCTGAACTAACAGCATTTGGGGTGATAGTTAACACGTTCGAGGAATTAGAACCAGCATACATTAGAGAATTTCGAAAAGTTAGAGGAGAGAAAGTTTGGTGCATTGGACCAGTGTCATTGACCAACCAAGACAACTTGGATAAGGTTGCTAGAGGCAACAAGGCCTCAATTGATGAAAGCCAATGTTTGAAGTGGCTTGATTCATGGAAACCAAGTTCTGTTGTTTATGTTTGTCTTGGAAGTCTCGGTCGCTCATCATCTGCACAATTGATAGAGCTTGGTTTAGGCTTAGAAGCATCGAACCAACCTTTCATTTGGACTATAAGAGGAGGTGACAAACTAGAAGAACTTGAGAAATGGATattagaagaaaattttgaggATAGGATCAGAGGGAGAGGCCTTTTGATTAGGGGTTGGGCTCCacaattgttaattttttcacACCCGGCGATTGGAGGGTTCTTAACTCATTGTGGTTGGAATTCAACTCTAGAAGGGATATGTGCTGGCTTGCCAATGATAACTTGGCCGCTGTTTGCTGAGCAGTTTTATAACGAAAAGCTTATTGTACAAGTGTTGAAGATTGGTGTGAGTTTAGGGGCTGAGTTTGCTGTACCGTGGGCAGAGGAAGAGAAGTTTGGGGTGGCGCTGAAGAGGGAAGAATTTAAAAGGGCTATAAATCAGGTGATGGAAGAAGGAGAGGCagcacaagaaagaagaaagagagctagAGAGCTTGGGGAGATGGCCAAGACAGCAATTGAGGGATCTTCCTATCTCAACATCAAACTCTTGATCCAAGATGTCATGCAACAAGTGGTGGGCAAATTAATATAA
- the LOC126691983 gene encoding UDP-glycosyltransferase 73E1-like, with translation MFPQTQMLHFILLPHLTQGHMIPMIDMAKLLAQHGVTVTIITTPLNATRNKPIIDRAIESGLHIQLRQVQFPCTDVGLPEECETLNALPSKDMYKNLLTGIRMLQKPVEQILAELNPRPSCIISDKYFAWTNQTARGLQIPRLVFDGTSCFSLSCTHNIITSKVYESVPEMEPFVVPGLPDMIEITRAQLPNAVNIDPTNTMDIRKECREAELEAFGVIVNTFEELEPAYVREVRKVRGERVWCIGPVSLTNQDNLDKAARGNKASIDERQCLKWLDSWKPSSVVYVCLGSLSRSPSAQLIELGLGLEASNQPFIWTIRGGDKLEELEKWILEEKFEDRVRGRGLLIRGWAPQLLILSHPAIGGFLTHCGWNSTLEGICAGLPMITWPLFAEQFYNEKFIVQVLKIGVSLGAEFVVNWAEEEKFGVVMKKEEFKRAIDLLMEDGEAGQERRKRAKELGEMAKKAIEGSSNLNMKLLIQDVMQEVMDKLI, from the coding sequence ATGTTTCCTCAAACCCAAATGCTTCACTTTATACTGCTCCCTCACTTGACCCAAGGCCACATGATCCCCATGATAGACATGGCCAAGCTACTAGCACAACATGGTGTGACCGTCACCATAATCACCACTCCCCTCAATGCAACACGCAATAAACCTATCATAGATCGGGCCATTGAATCAGGGCTTCATATCCAACTTCGACAAGTCCAATTTCCATGCACTGATGTTGGATTGCCTGAAGAATGTGAAACTCTGAACGCCCTACCCTCCAAAGATATGTACAAAAATCTCCTTACAGGTATTAGGATGCTACAAAAACCAGTGGAACAAATATTGGCTGAGCTAAATCCTCGTCCAAGTTGCATAATTTCAGACAAATATTTTGCCTGGACTAACCAAACCGCTCGTGGGTTGCAGATTCCAAGGTTAGTTTTTGATGGTACAAGTTGTTTTTCCCTCTCGTGCACACACAATATAATCACATCCAAGGTTTATGAGAGTGTGCCCGAAATGGAACCTTTTGTGGTCCCTGGTTTGCCCGATATGATTGAAATAACTAGAGCCCAATTACCTAATGCTGTCAATATAGACCCAACCAACACAATGGATATTCGTAAAGAATGTAGAGAGGCTGAACTAGAAGCATTTGGTGTGATAGTCAACACGTTTGAGGAATTAGAGCCAGCATATGTTAGAGAAGTTCGAAAAGTTAGAGGAGAGAGAGTTTGGTGCATTGGGCCCGTGTCATTAACCAACCAAGACAACTTAGATAAGGCTGCTAGAGGCAACAAGGCCTCAATTGATGAAAGACAATGTTTGAAGTGGCTTGACTCATGGAAACCAAGCTCTGTTGTCTACGTTTGTCTTGGAAGCCTCAGTCGCTCACCATCAGCACAATTGATAGAGCTTGGTTTAGGCTTAGAAGCATCGAACCAACCTTTCATTTGGACTATAAGAGGAGGTGACAAACTAGAAGAACTTGAGAAATGGATATTAGAAGAAAAATTTGAGGATAGAGTCAGAGGGAGAGGCCTTTTGATTAGGGGTTGGGCTCCACAATTGTTAATTTTGTCACACCCTGCGATTGGAGGATTCCTAACTCATTGTGGTTGGAATTCAACACTAGAAGGGATATGTGCTGGTTTGCCAATGATAACTTGGCCATTGTTTGCTGAGCAGTTTTATAACGAAAAGTTTATTGTACAAGTGTTGAAGATTGGTGTGAGTTTAGGGGCTGAGTTTGTTGTAAACTGGGCAGAGGAAGAGAAGTTTGGGGTGGTGATGAAGAAGGAAGAATTTAAAAGGGCTATAGATCTGTTGATGGAAGATGGAGAAGCaggacaagaaagaagaaagagagctaaAGAGCTTGGGGAGATGGCCAAGAAAGCAATTGAGGGATCTTCCAATCTCAACATGAAACTCTTGATCCAAGATGTCATGCAAGAAGTGATGGACAAATTAATATAA